A single Rhopalosiphum padi isolate XX-2018 chromosome 4, ASM2088224v1, whole genome shotgun sequence DNA region contains:
- the LOC132929672 gene encoding DNA polymerase theta isoform X1, whose amino-acid sequence MTDDLCSIDSWGLPAQIVENYKKRGIVSMFPWQVECLTSDGVLDGRNLVYSAPTSAGKTMVAELLTMQTVLERDKKVLIILPFVSVVREKMLYFQELFEGTNKRVAGFMGSYTPTGGLRSVNIAIATIEKANGIINRLMEEDGLQDVGCVVVDELHMLGDSNRGYLLELLLTKIKYMSKIRSNISIQIVGMSATLPNLEMLAKWLDATLYQTNFRPVPLKEYLKIGKNVYNANNLSLSHTIEPSITIKNDPDDVKYLCIDTILQGYSILIFCFTKKWCESLALEIASEIKQLGGVNKTKIGIDLRNQLNGENLGDVLEQLRRCPVGLETDLSKTISFGVAFHHAGLTMDERDIIEGAFKQNIVRVLIATSTLSSGVNLPARRVIVRSPHCHGFPIDILQYRQMIGRAGRMGVDTAGESYLICNENERRMGEEIATQNLPPIKSCLGVGDFSSCLKRALLEVVAGCVVCTTEEAYEYIKCTLLYVSNGENLNETPIHECLKLLIENQFVRESDNKLAPTNLGQACLAASVTPEIGLKLIKELDKARQNFVLDSELHLLYLITPYSVSDQIGHLDWFRVLGVWEKLPHSMRKVGDMIGIEEGFIVKAMTGTSFSTSSDKHKLAVHRRFYTSLLLYDLINEVPINTVVLKYGTSKGLLQSLQQSSSTFAGMVTQFCKRLGWSSLELLISQFSERLQFGVQRQLVELLRLDCLNSITARTLYNAGIQNIPELALADLRLVQRTLTKAIPYQSNANNNNTDDEDKRKNIWLAGRFALNEKEAAIFIINEARHLLQRELGLKSASWVDNNIEEEDLDTTVKIRPTSRDVTVIENSQESNKPVKSVVNVSVQNLSNSSSVELFAEIDCADTKTEEVTNKDYKRESMDLFEGSFENTKFSITVNVSQKYNSDNLSNKSISDSYLTELINFKIPTEPEEKWDCNIGGEIILEMSQRDVGSKKRKRDEDSQNENDSLSDIFIEPQPKNKKIEEPSTSYSRPPEKSNLFESTMFPDSIRIDTQLDQLLNNNGKTNTTLNIISTEMSESVMQLAFQNTFNSMSNTIISPKKTNFAVMTCKDLTISDSEDMIAGSQDTTSSGPSPRKESPIKPNANANSKFDTWAYKTKLMENIDLFARDHFPDIKRRKEITLALNVSKEINTEQKIGARIVRRSLENSNKTKLFKFKDQVLNGFAITWYKQTVVHYVDFNKTGPSGLSLLKKLLSNKNLTVNITDAKLSYKIISQCCNINPVCKFRDPFVADWLINGQQKNSLDNLIQWNLNFQGTIQTNDAVFNAFITHKLMSTLRHQLKQIYIYKTFKDIEMPIQIILAKMELYGFGLNKEHLVELNDTVNKLMADISKQGFEQSGIKFNMQSTLEWAKVKKKLKLTDSSPHVLVELVQNWRKLSCLRNTHINMYLTVENDRVYCDSNTYSNTGRISMHEPNLQNIPKDYIIENEILSLRSAFVSKPDQTLVSVDFCQIELRILAHLSKDSVLLSALTSPGDVFINLSSKWHNIPEIEVCDELRQKTKQVCYGMLYGMGAVTLSETLKITQDEAHKLISEFKSTFPGVNKYFNECLIQCRSMGLVKTLSGRIRHFPEINSKVPKIKSQVERQAINTIIQGSAADVTKMAMIKVDKIINQGILNSRVHLVMHLHDELIFDVENTVLDEACSTIIKTMESAVNLCVPLPVKFRKGSSWGDLK is encoded by the exons ATGACTGATGATTTGTGCAGTATTGATTCGTGGGGTTTGCCTGCCCAAATCGtagaa AACTATAAAAAACGAGGTATTGTATCAATGTTTCCTTGGCAAGTGGAATGTCTAACTAGTGACGGTGTTTTGGATGGACGCAATTTGGTTTACTCGGCACCTACATCAGCTg GAAAAACTATGGTAGCTGAATTATTAACAATGCAGACAGTATTAGAAAgagataaaaaagttttaataatccTTCCATTTGTATCAGTTGTacgagaaaaaatgttatattttcaa gaaTTGTTTGAAGGAACAAACAAAAGAGTTGCTGGATTTATGGGTAGTTATACTCCAACAGGTGGATTACGTTCTGTAAATATTGCTATTGCTACTATTGAAAAAGCTAATGGTATAATAAATCG cTTAATGGAGGAAGATGGACTGCAAGATGTCGGTTGTGTAGTTGTAGATGAATTACATATGCTAGGTGATTCAAATAGAGGCTAcctattagaattattattaacaaaaataaagtacATGTCTAAAAT AAGAAGTAATATATCGATTCAAATCGTTGGTATGTCTGCTACATTGCCAAATTTAGAAATGCTTGCAAAATGGTTAGATGCTACATTATATCAGACAAATTTTCGCCCAGTTcctttaaaagaatatttaaaaattggaaaaaatgtatataatgccAATAATCTTTCTTTAAGTCACACAATTGAACCTAGtattactattaaa aaTGATCCAGatgatgtaaaatatttgtgtattgaTACAATTCTTCAaggatattcaatattaatattctgttttacaaaaaaatggtGCGAATCTTTAGCTCTTGAAATTGCATCTGAAATTAAACAATTAG gtggagttaataaaacaaaaattggaaTTGATTTACGGAATCAATTAAATGGTGAAAATTTAGGAGATGTATTGGAACAGCTTCGGAGATGTCCCGTTGGTCTAGAAACTGATTTAAGTAAAACCATTTCATTTGGTGTTGCTTTTCATCATGCAG GTCTAACAATGGACGAAAGGGACATAATCGAAGGTGCATTCAAGCAAAATATAGTGAGAGTATTAATTGCCACGTCAACTTTATCCTCTGGTGTAAATTTGCCTGCACGGAGAGTGATTGTAAGATCACCTCATTGCCATGGATTTCCTATTGATATTTTACAGTATAGACAGATGATTGGACGTGCTGGTCGTATGGGTGTTGATACTGCTg gagaaagttatttaatatgtaatgagAATGAACGACGAATGGGTGAAGAAATTGCAACTCAAAACCTTCCTCCAATTAAAAGTTGTCTAGGAGTTGGAGATTTTTCTAGCTGTTTAAAACGAGCGTTGTTAGAAGTAGTTGCTGGTTGTGTTGTTTGTACTACAGAAGAAGCTTATGAGTATATTAAGTGTACATTACTTTATGTATCAAATGGTGAAAACT tGAATGAAACTCCAATCCATGAgtgtctaaaattattaattgaaaatcaatTTGTACGAGAAAGTGACAATAAATTAGCTCCTACTAATCTAGGTCAAGCTTGTCTTGCAGCATCTGTTACACCAGAAATTGGTCTAAAATTGATTAAAGAGCTAGATAAAGCAAGACAAAATTTTGTCCTTGACTCTGAACTTCATTTACTTTATTTA ATTACACCATATTCAGTTAGTGATCAGATTGGACATTTGGATTGGTTTAGAGTTCTGGGAGTATGGGAAAAGTTACCACATTCTATGCGTAAAGTAGGAGACATGATCGGTATCGAAGAGGGATTCATTGTTAAAGCTATGACTGGAACCAGTTTTAGTACATCTTCAGAT aaACATAAATTGGCTGTTCATAGAAGATTTTATACATCACTTCTACtgtatgatttaataaatgaaGTTCCCATTAACactgtagttttaaaatatggtacATCTAAAGGTCTTCTGCAAAGTCTTCAGCAATCATCTTCTACTTTTGCAG gTATGGTAACACAGTTCTGTAAGAGACTTGGTTGGTCCTCCTTAGAATTGTTAATATCACAGTTTTCCGAAAGACTACAGTTTGGTGTACAAAGACAACTTGTTGAGTTGTTACGATTGGACTGTTTAAACTCAATTACTGCTCGGACATTATATAATGCAGGAATACAAAACATTCCCGAACTTGCATTAGCTGATTTGCGATTAGTACAGCGTACTCTTACTAAAGCAATTCCATATCAAAG taatgcaaataataataatactgatgatgaagataaacgaaaaaatatttggttAGCTGGACGTTTCGCTCTTAATGAAAAAGAAGctgctatatttattataaatgaagcAAGACATCTATTACAG agagAACTTGGTCTTAAATCAGCAAGTTGGGTTGATAATAACATTGAAGAAGAAGATTTAGATACTACTGTGAAGATACGTCCTACGTCAAGAGATGTTACTGTGATTGAAAATAGTCAAGAAAGTAATAAACCAGTGAAATCTGTGGTAAATGTTTCTGttcaaaatttatcaaattcatCAAGTGTTGAATTATTTGCTGAAATTGATTGTGCAGACACTAAAACAGAAGAAGTAACTAATAAAGATTATAAACGAGAAAGTATGGATCTTTTTGAAGGGTCATttgaaaatactaaatttagtaTTACTGTAAATGttagtcaaaaatataattcagataATCTTAGTAATAAATCAATCAGTGATTCATATTTAACTGAGTTGATTAACTTCAAGATACCCACAGAACCAGAAGAGAAATGGGATTGTAATATTGGAGGAGAAATTATTTTGGAAATGAGCCAAAGAGATGTTGGGTCTAAAAAACGAAAAAGAGACGAAGACTCTCAAAATGAAAATGATAGTTTAagtgatatttttatagaacctcaaccgaaaaataaaaaaattgaagaacCCTCAACAAGTTATAGTAGACCTCCTGAGAAAAGTAATTTGTTTGAAAGCACAATGTTTCCAGATTCAATAAGGATTGACACACAACTTGATCAACTACTGAATAACAATGGAAAAACGAATACAACtttgaatataatatctacaGAAATGAGTGAAAGTGTAATGCAACTGGCatttcaaaatacttttaattcaatgtcaaatacaataatatctcCGAAGAAAACTAACTTCGCTGTCATGACATGTAAAGATTTAACTATATCTGACTCTGAAGACATGATTGCAGGTTCCCAAGACACTACATCTAGTGGACCATCTCCTCGAAA agaatCTCCAATTAAACCTAATGCTAATGCAAATTCAAAATTCGACACATGggcatataaaactaaattgatGGAGAATATTGATTTGTTTGCTCGAGATCATTTTCCAGATATTAAACGCAGAAAAGAAATAACGTTAGCTTTGAATGTATCTAAAGAAATTAATACAGAACAGAAAATTGGTGCTAGAATCGTTAGACGAAGTTTAGAAAAtagtaacaaaacaaaattatttaaatttaaagaccaAGTATTAAATGGATTTGCCATTACGTGGTATAAACAAACAGTTGTACATTATGTGGATTTTAATAAGActg gtccaTCTGGTTTAAGTCTATTGAAAAAGTTGTtgtctaataaaaatttaactgttAACATAACTGATGCTAAATTAAGTTACAAAATTATCTCTCAATGTTGCAACATCAATCCTGTTTGCAAATTCAGAGATCCTTTTGTTGCTGATTGGCTAATAAATGGTCAACAAAAAAATTCATTAGATAACTTG ATTCAATGGAATTTAAATTTCCAAGGCACTATTCAAACTAATGATGCAGTTTTCAATGCATTTATCACTCATAAACTAATGTCAACTTTAAGACATCaacttaaacaaatatatatttacaaaacgtTTAAAG ATATAGAGATgcctatacaaattatattagcaAAAATGGAACTGTATGGTTTTGGTTTAAACAAAGAACATTTGGTAGAGTTAAATGATACAGTAAATAAGCTAATGGCCGATATTTCTAAACAAGGATTTGAACAATCTGGAATAAAGTTTAATATGCAATCCACATTAGAATGGGCCAAA gtaaaaaaaaaattgaagttaacAGATAGTTCACCACATGTATTGGTTGAATTGGTTCAAAATTGGCGAAAATTAAGCTGTCTTAGAAACact CATATCAATATGTATTTAACAGTTGAGAATGATCGTGTTTATTGTGACAGCAATACATATTCTAATACAGGTAGAATAAGTATGCATGAAcccaatttacaaaatatacctaAAGACTATATCATTGAGAATGAAATATTAAGTTTGAGATCAGCATTTGTGTCAAAGCCAG atcAAACACTGGTATCGGTAGATTTTTGTCAAATCGAACTACGTATACTTGCTCATTTATCTAAGGACTCTGTATTGTTATCTGCTCTTACATCTCCTGGtgatgttttcataaatttatcatCCAAATGGCATAATATCCCAGAGATTGAg GTATGCGATGAACTCAGGCAAAAAACCAAACAAGTTTGTTATGGTATGTTGTACGGCATGGGTGCAGTAACTCTGAGTGAAACCTTGAAGATTACTCAAGATGAAGCACATAAACTAATATCAGAATTCAAAAGTACTTTTCCTGgtgtcaacaaatattttaatgaatgtcTGATACAATGCAGATCAATGGGGTTGGTAAAGACATTGAGTGGACGAATCAGACATTTCCCGGAAATTAATAGTAAAGTACCAAAGATAAAAT ctCAAGTTGAACGTCAggcaattaatacaattattcagGGAAGTGCTGCTGATGTTACAAAAATGGCAATGATTAAAgttgataaaattatcaatcAAGGTATTCTCAATTCACGAGTACATTTAGTTATGCATTTGCACGACGAACTAATTTTTGAT GTTGAAAATACTGTTCTTGATGAAGCTTGTTCAACAATTATCAAAACAATGGAGTCTGCGGTTAATTTATGTGTACCTTTGCCGGTAAAATTTAGAAAAGGTTCTTCATGGggtgatttaaaataa
- the LOC132929672 gene encoding DNA polymerase theta isoform X2, which translates to MTDDLCSIDSWGLPAQIVENYKKRGIVSMFPWQVECLTSDGVLDGRNLVYSAPTSAGKTMVAELLTMQTVLERDKKVLIILPFVSVVREKMLYFQELFEGTNKRVAGFMGSYTPTGGLRSVNIAIATIEKANGIINRLMEEDGLQDVGCVVVDELHMLGDSNRGYLLELLLTKIKYMSKIRSNISIQIVGMSATLPNLEMLAKWLDATLYQTNFRPVPLKEYLKIGKNVYNANNLSLSHTIEPSITIKNDPDDVKYLCIDTILQGYSILIFCFTKKWCESLALEIASEIKQLGGVNKTKIGIDLRNQLNGENLGDVLEQLRRCPVGLETDLSKTISFGVAFHHAGLTMDERDIIEGAFKQNIVRVLIATSTLSSGVNLPARRVIVRSPHCHGFPIDILQYRQMIGRAGRMGVDTAGESYLICNENERRMGEEIATQNLPPIKSCLGVGDFSSCLKRALLEVVAGCVVCTTEEAYEYIKCTLLYVSNGENLNETPIHECLKLLIENQFVRESDNKLAPTNLGQACLAASVTPEIGLKLIKELDKARQNFVLDSELHLLYLITPYSVSDQIGHLDWFRVLGVWEKLPHSMRKVGDMIGIEEGFIVKAMTGTSFSTSSDKHKLAVHRRFYTSLLLYDLINEVPINTVVLKYGTSKGLLQSLQQSSSTFAGMVTQFCKRLGWSSLELLISQFSERLQFGVQRQLVELLRLDCLNSITARTLYNAGIQNIPELALADLRLVQRTLTKAIPYQSNANNNNTDDEDKRKNIWLAGRFALNEKEAAIFIINEARHLLQRELGLKSASWVDNNIEEEDLDTTVKIRPTSRDVTVIENSQESNKPVKSVVNVSVQNLSNSSSVELFAEIDCADTKTEEVTNKDYKRESMDLFEGSFENTKFSITVNVSQKYNSDNLSNKSISDSYLTELINFKIPTEPEEKWDCNIGGEIILEMSQRDVGSKKRKRDEDSQNENDSLSDIFIEPQPKNKKIEEPSTSYSRPPEKSNLFESTMFPDSIRIDTQLDQLLNNNGKTNTTLNIISTEMSESVMQLAFQNTFNSMSNTIISPKKTNFAVMTCKDLTISDSEDMIAGSQDTTSSGPSPRKESPIKPNANANSKFDTWAYKTKLMENIDLFARDHFPDIKRRKEITLALNVSKEINTEQKIGARIVRRSLENSNKTKLFKFKDQVLNGFAITWYKQTVVHYVDFNKTGPSGLSLLKKLLSNKNLTVNITDAKLSYKIISQCCNINPVCKFRDPFVADWLINGQQKNSLDNLIQWNLNFQGTIQTNDAVFNAFITHKLMSTLRHQLKQIYIYKTFKDIEMPIQIILAKMELYGFGLNKEHLVELNDTVNKLMADISKQGFEQSGIKFNMQSTLEWAKVKKKLKLTDSSPHVLVELVQNWRKLSCLRNTHINMYLTVENDRVYCDSNTYSNTGRISMHEPNLQNIPKDYIIENEILSLRSAFVSKPGMR; encoded by the exons ATGACTGATGATTTGTGCAGTATTGATTCGTGGGGTTTGCCTGCCCAAATCGtagaa AACTATAAAAAACGAGGTATTGTATCAATGTTTCCTTGGCAAGTGGAATGTCTAACTAGTGACGGTGTTTTGGATGGACGCAATTTGGTTTACTCGGCACCTACATCAGCTg GAAAAACTATGGTAGCTGAATTATTAACAATGCAGACAGTATTAGAAAgagataaaaaagttttaataatccTTCCATTTGTATCAGTTGTacgagaaaaaatgttatattttcaa gaaTTGTTTGAAGGAACAAACAAAAGAGTTGCTGGATTTATGGGTAGTTATACTCCAACAGGTGGATTACGTTCTGTAAATATTGCTATTGCTACTATTGAAAAAGCTAATGGTATAATAAATCG cTTAATGGAGGAAGATGGACTGCAAGATGTCGGTTGTGTAGTTGTAGATGAATTACATATGCTAGGTGATTCAAATAGAGGCTAcctattagaattattattaacaaaaataaagtacATGTCTAAAAT AAGAAGTAATATATCGATTCAAATCGTTGGTATGTCTGCTACATTGCCAAATTTAGAAATGCTTGCAAAATGGTTAGATGCTACATTATATCAGACAAATTTTCGCCCAGTTcctttaaaagaatatttaaaaattggaaaaaatgtatataatgccAATAATCTTTCTTTAAGTCACACAATTGAACCTAGtattactattaaa aaTGATCCAGatgatgtaaaatatttgtgtattgaTACAATTCTTCAaggatattcaatattaatattctgttttacaaaaaaatggtGCGAATCTTTAGCTCTTGAAATTGCATCTGAAATTAAACAATTAG gtggagttaataaaacaaaaattggaaTTGATTTACGGAATCAATTAAATGGTGAAAATTTAGGAGATGTATTGGAACAGCTTCGGAGATGTCCCGTTGGTCTAGAAACTGATTTAAGTAAAACCATTTCATTTGGTGTTGCTTTTCATCATGCAG GTCTAACAATGGACGAAAGGGACATAATCGAAGGTGCATTCAAGCAAAATATAGTGAGAGTATTAATTGCCACGTCAACTTTATCCTCTGGTGTAAATTTGCCTGCACGGAGAGTGATTGTAAGATCACCTCATTGCCATGGATTTCCTATTGATATTTTACAGTATAGACAGATGATTGGACGTGCTGGTCGTATGGGTGTTGATACTGCTg gagaaagttatttaatatgtaatgagAATGAACGACGAATGGGTGAAGAAATTGCAACTCAAAACCTTCCTCCAATTAAAAGTTGTCTAGGAGTTGGAGATTTTTCTAGCTGTTTAAAACGAGCGTTGTTAGAAGTAGTTGCTGGTTGTGTTGTTTGTACTACAGAAGAAGCTTATGAGTATATTAAGTGTACATTACTTTATGTATCAAATGGTGAAAACT tGAATGAAACTCCAATCCATGAgtgtctaaaattattaattgaaaatcaatTTGTACGAGAAAGTGACAATAAATTAGCTCCTACTAATCTAGGTCAAGCTTGTCTTGCAGCATCTGTTACACCAGAAATTGGTCTAAAATTGATTAAAGAGCTAGATAAAGCAAGACAAAATTTTGTCCTTGACTCTGAACTTCATTTACTTTATTTA ATTACACCATATTCAGTTAGTGATCAGATTGGACATTTGGATTGGTTTAGAGTTCTGGGAGTATGGGAAAAGTTACCACATTCTATGCGTAAAGTAGGAGACATGATCGGTATCGAAGAGGGATTCATTGTTAAAGCTATGACTGGAACCAGTTTTAGTACATCTTCAGAT aaACATAAATTGGCTGTTCATAGAAGATTTTATACATCACTTCTACtgtatgatttaataaatgaaGTTCCCATTAACactgtagttttaaaatatggtacATCTAAAGGTCTTCTGCAAAGTCTTCAGCAATCATCTTCTACTTTTGCAG gTATGGTAACACAGTTCTGTAAGAGACTTGGTTGGTCCTCCTTAGAATTGTTAATATCACAGTTTTCCGAAAGACTACAGTTTGGTGTACAAAGACAACTTGTTGAGTTGTTACGATTGGACTGTTTAAACTCAATTACTGCTCGGACATTATATAATGCAGGAATACAAAACATTCCCGAACTTGCATTAGCTGATTTGCGATTAGTACAGCGTACTCTTACTAAAGCAATTCCATATCAAAG taatgcaaataataataatactgatgatgaagataaacgaaaaaatatttggttAGCTGGACGTTTCGCTCTTAATGAAAAAGAAGctgctatatttattataaatgaagcAAGACATCTATTACAG agagAACTTGGTCTTAAATCAGCAAGTTGGGTTGATAATAACATTGAAGAAGAAGATTTAGATACTACTGTGAAGATACGTCCTACGTCAAGAGATGTTACTGTGATTGAAAATAGTCAAGAAAGTAATAAACCAGTGAAATCTGTGGTAAATGTTTCTGttcaaaatttatcaaattcatCAAGTGTTGAATTATTTGCTGAAATTGATTGTGCAGACACTAAAACAGAAGAAGTAACTAATAAAGATTATAAACGAGAAAGTATGGATCTTTTTGAAGGGTCATttgaaaatactaaatttagtaTTACTGTAAATGttagtcaaaaatataattcagataATCTTAGTAATAAATCAATCAGTGATTCATATTTAACTGAGTTGATTAACTTCAAGATACCCACAGAACCAGAAGAGAAATGGGATTGTAATATTGGAGGAGAAATTATTTTGGAAATGAGCCAAAGAGATGTTGGGTCTAAAAAACGAAAAAGAGACGAAGACTCTCAAAATGAAAATGATAGTTTAagtgatatttttatagaacctcaaccgaaaaataaaaaaattgaagaacCCTCAACAAGTTATAGTAGACCTCCTGAGAAAAGTAATTTGTTTGAAAGCACAATGTTTCCAGATTCAATAAGGATTGACACACAACTTGATCAACTACTGAATAACAATGGAAAAACGAATACAACtttgaatataatatctacaGAAATGAGTGAAAGTGTAATGCAACTGGCatttcaaaatacttttaattcaatgtcaaatacaataatatctcCGAAGAAAACTAACTTCGCTGTCATGACATGTAAAGATTTAACTATATCTGACTCTGAAGACATGATTGCAGGTTCCCAAGACACTACATCTAGTGGACCATCTCCTCGAAA agaatCTCCAATTAAACCTAATGCTAATGCAAATTCAAAATTCGACACATGggcatataaaactaaattgatGGAGAATATTGATTTGTTTGCTCGAGATCATTTTCCAGATATTAAACGCAGAAAAGAAATAACGTTAGCTTTGAATGTATCTAAAGAAATTAATACAGAACAGAAAATTGGTGCTAGAATCGTTAGACGAAGTTTAGAAAAtagtaacaaaacaaaattatttaaatttaaagaccaAGTATTAAATGGATTTGCCATTACGTGGTATAAACAAACAGTTGTACATTATGTGGATTTTAATAAGActg gtccaTCTGGTTTAAGTCTATTGAAAAAGTTGTtgtctaataaaaatttaactgttAACATAACTGATGCTAAATTAAGTTACAAAATTATCTCTCAATGTTGCAACATCAATCCTGTTTGCAAATTCAGAGATCCTTTTGTTGCTGATTGGCTAATAAATGGTCAACAAAAAAATTCATTAGATAACTTG ATTCAATGGAATTTAAATTTCCAAGGCACTATTCAAACTAATGATGCAGTTTTCAATGCATTTATCACTCATAAACTAATGTCAACTTTAAGACATCaacttaaacaaatatatatttacaaaacgtTTAAAG ATATAGAGATgcctatacaaattatattagcaAAAATGGAACTGTATGGTTTTGGTTTAAACAAAGAACATTTGGTAGAGTTAAATGATACAGTAAATAAGCTAATGGCCGATATTTCTAAACAAGGATTTGAACAATCTGGAATAAAGTTTAATATGCAATCCACATTAGAATGGGCCAAA gtaaaaaaaaaattgaagttaacAGATAGTTCACCACATGTATTGGTTGAATTGGTTCAAAATTGGCGAAAATTAAGCTGTCTTAGAAACact CATATCAATATGTATTTAACAGTTGAGAATGATCGTGTTTATTGTGACAGCAATACATATTCTAATACAGGTAGAATAAGTATGCATGAAcccaatttacaaaatatacctaAAGACTATATCATTGAGAATGAAATATTAAGTTTGAGATCAGCATTTGTGTCAAAGCCAG GTATGCGATGA